A stretch of the Teretinema zuelzerae genome encodes the following:
- a CDS encoding translocation/assembly module TamB has product MKRPVILYTIEILLFLALLAVSLVLVVPATKKMDAYLSDARDSLVAKLEKVSGLGVSYHSLSPSIFRSLEIHDLVVHDRLSNVQLARIERVSIRFSVVSLLLGNTENVVERITLENGSVSFSLPGQQELFDTLSSLFAVGSGNEARSGSDQSSKPVFIKAPEVTLRNLSFRYTQDDSVVSGLISSGSAKIDGSEIDFSMETKLRVQSGDDSPVFPLKGNVSLEGRFDRSLTAGSAKIIVKTLESPSFSVSRIGLVASINESVLTLDTVQDLQPVDIGLSYDFASRTIAGSFRSEQLLPFRWINIRTVQSSIRGLADLTVSGKMDFSFNENDGFQGTYALDSGVPDSFYGGGNLILDGNISSSGLTISEGSFKGPLSDILTSLSLEFGSWIPEGFLSVKKLILPNALAASGDAYFVRENSGFSCVVPSLSIGSIVYNSIELRAAPEGDGYDLRLAARDSMGSLGFEGTFSRDEETFLQGFFFCDSLSLSDLISTGLIASGGGNSAAPAIPEGVSSAAVTTEIYFSTDFQGFSFNCPRLVMAPTDTESYYLLLSANGNNDEVQISNIEFSSSAAEITGNFLASFGGSDDLLFSSSLSVNQYPFQFSGLFGNRTLSIYGDYGLALSILFDVAGGVSGSFKSNGLPVPISGLVFSLSSEASFAYLSSTSWDAAIDSLEIEELGTLLPLGTVLTASGSIDPSGVFLKDVSIIDQYSRISGTASLGILPGGVFGSRYLLDASLSSADSGEKIAFDSVISSGSEVYIDARFSLEAFPLMRIAAGQTPANLMTASGTLSGSLDTLYSSVDIVSSSMRLGESNLEVKGKATLEDNVVSVTGLNAYWSGHSLSDFSGSYNLRSQRAEITSQWTSVLGKRTARSGLSFTFMGQSLQSNNDDQRYSIPDIFTVELTFEDFSWGSLVFDKPVSALLVREQGVTALYAGENEKVTGYLLDDGTFSLSAAPGLAVSFQSNGFIRNSELDLQVSNLMIDIADLWPLTGIDFFSLDSGKISGDLTITGLMADPDFSGTLNVSDCYYAVPNVLKGRHGPISFAVEARDKNVSIPSLLLDISGANALMEASAEFDGWFPSIFKVSGRTIGSAVPVDFNNSLFRAAGFASFDIALLIDERAVNLAGKADFQKGYFSMFTPGQSKSGDASESDRDLLLDLNIAIGKQVEFRWPSPELAFIRGLIQADEPLSIKIDSSQDSFLLKGNAALRGGEIFYLKRNFYLRQGSITLNETQNLFDPYVTIRAEIRERDIDGEFVRIILSVDNQPLSLFSPVLSSDPVRSETEILTLMGQVTTGDASQDTFFKDLVITSSDVLTQLSIFRNTENAVRDFLHLDLFSIRTLVLQNALLGQSGLDTDSTGMTIGNYFDNTTVYIGKYLGSAIYADALLHFSYYDPRSAVQAETLIEPYGNLLAQPEIGFEVNTPLFLLRWGFSPEHRDTLFVADNSVTLSWKFSY; this is encoded by the coding sequence ATGAAACGTCCCGTTATACTTTATACGATTGAAATACTCCTGTTCCTTGCCCTGTTAGCGGTATCTCTGGTTCTCGTTGTCCCCGCAACCAAAAAAATGGATGCCTATCTGTCCGATGCCCGCGATTCGCTGGTTGCAAAGCTGGAGAAGGTTTCCGGCTTGGGCGTGAGCTATCATTCGCTTTCTCCCTCTATTTTCAGGTCGTTGGAAATACATGATTTAGTCGTACACGACCGACTCTCGAATGTGCAGCTTGCCCGCATCGAACGGGTATCAATCCGGTTCTCCGTAGTGTCGCTTTTATTGGGGAATACCGAAAATGTCGTCGAGCGAATTACGCTTGAAAACGGCTCTGTTTCTTTTTCACTCCCCGGCCAACAGGAACTCTTCGATACGCTTTCCTCGCTATTTGCGGTTGGGTCGGGCAACGAGGCTCGATCAGGTTCCGACCAATCGTCAAAGCCTGTTTTCATCAAGGCTCCGGAGGTTACTCTACGTAATTTGTCTTTTCGCTACACCCAGGACGACTCGGTTGTATCCGGCCTGATCTCCTCCGGTTCTGCTAAAATCGACGGTTCGGAAATAGATTTTTCGATGGAGACGAAATTACGCGTGCAATCGGGAGACGATTCGCCGGTATTTCCCTTGAAAGGCAATGTATCCCTCGAAGGCAGGTTCGATAGATCCCTTACCGCGGGTTCCGCCAAAATCATCGTGAAGACTCTTGAATCTCCGTCGTTCAGCGTATCAAGGATTGGATTGGTCGCATCGATCAACGAATCTGTCTTGACTCTCGATACTGTTCAGGATCTTCAGCCGGTGGATATCGGTTTGAGTTATGATTTCGCCTCCCGCACTATTGCGGGCTCTTTTCGTTCCGAACAGCTTCTTCCGTTTCGATGGATCAATATTCGTACTGTCCAGTCCTCGATTCGCGGTCTTGCGGATTTGACTGTATCGGGGAAAATGGATTTTTCATTCAATGAAAACGATGGTTTTCAGGGAACGTATGCGCTCGATTCAGGAGTGCCCGACTCTTTCTACGGCGGAGGAAACCTGATTCTTGACGGGAACATTTCTTCATCCGGGTTGACTATTTCAGAAGGATCCTTCAAGGGGCCTCTCAGCGACATACTAACAAGCCTTTCCCTCGAATTCGGCTCCTGGATACCGGAAGGTTTTCTTTCCGTGAAGAAACTGATTCTTCCAAATGCCCTGGCAGCCTCAGGAGACGCTTATTTCGTCCGGGAGAATTCAGGCTTTTCCTGTGTTGTTCCTTCGTTGTCTATAGGCTCTATCGTGTATAATTCGATCGAGCTCAGGGCTGCTCCCGAAGGGGATGGGTACGATCTTCGTCTTGCTGCCCGCGACTCGATGGGTTCCTTGGGGTTTGAAGGAACCTTCTCCCGGGACGAAGAGACCTTTCTCCAGGGGTTTTTCTTTTGCGACTCGCTGAGCCTCTCCGACCTGATTTCTACCGGTCTTATTGCTTCAGGCGGCGGAAATTCTGCCGCGCCTGCTATTCCTGAGGGGGTGTCATCCGCCGCCGTGACAACAGAGATTTACTTTTCTACGGATTTTCAGGGATTTTCGTTCAACTGTCCCCGGCTAGTAATGGCTCCTACCGATACTGAATCGTACTATTTGCTACTTTCTGCGAACGGTAACAATGACGAAGTTCAAATCAGCAATATCGAGTTTTCCTCCTCAGCAGCCGAAATAACGGGCAATTTTCTCGCCTCCTTCGGCGGTTCCGACGATCTTCTATTCTCGAGCTCTCTTTCCGTGAATCAATATCCGTTTCAGTTTTCCGGTTTGTTCGGAAACAGAACGCTCTCGATATACGGCGATTACGGTCTCGCGCTTTCCATTTTATTCGATGTCGCCGGAGGGGTTTCCGGTTCCTTTAAATCGAACGGATTGCCCGTACCGATTTCAGGATTGGTTTTTTCGCTATCCAGCGAAGCGAGTTTCGCCTATCTGTCTTCAACCAGCTGGGATGCGGCAATCGACAGCCTTGAAATCGAAGAACTCGGAACCCTGCTCCCTCTGGGAACCGTGCTTACGGCCTCCGGTTCCATCGATCCTTCGGGCGTATTCCTGAAAGACGTCAGTATAATCGATCAATATTCCCGAATATCCGGGACCGCGTCTCTCGGCATTCTGCCGGGCGGTGTTTTCGGTTCCCGGTATTTGCTTGACGCTTCGTTGTCTTCAGCAGATAGCGGCGAAAAAATCGCATTCGATTCGGTGATATCCAGCGGCTCGGAAGTGTATATCGACGCCCGTTTTTCGCTTGAAGCATTCCCTTTAATGCGCATTGCGGCAGGCCAGACGCCGGCGAATTTAATGACTGCTTCGGGCACGCTCAGCGGATCCCTCGATACCCTGTATTCCTCCGTAGATATCGTAAGTTCATCAATGCGGCTGGGCGAATCGAATCTTGAGGTCAAGGGGAAAGCGACTTTAGAGGATAACGTGGTTTCGGTCACCGGATTGAACGCGTATTGGAGCGGTCATTCCCTGAGCGATTTTTCCGGCAGCTACAATCTTCGTTCTCAGCGCGCCGAAATTACTTCGCAGTGGACTTCGGTTCTAGGGAAACGCACAGCCCGTTCGGGTCTGTCTTTCACTTTTATGGGCCAAAGCCTTCAATCGAACAACGACGATCAGAGGTATTCGATTCCCGATATTTTTACCGTTGAGTTGACGTTTGAAGATTTCTCGTGGGGCTCTCTGGTTTTCGATAAGCCCGTTTCCGCGTTGTTGGTGCGAGAGCAGGGAGTCACCGCGTTATATGCAGGCGAGAACGAAAAAGTCACCGGATACCTTCTGGATGACGGCACCTTCTCTCTGTCGGCCGCGCCCGGACTTGCAGTTTCGTTTCAATCGAACGGTTTCATCAGGAACTCCGAGTTGGATCTGCAAGTGTCTAACCTCATGATCGACATCGCCGATCTCTGGCCCCTGACCGGAATCGATTTTTTTTCTCTTGATTCCGGCAAAATTTCCGGCGACCTTACGATCACCGGATTGATGGCCGATCCTGATTTTTCCGGAACATTGAACGTTTCCGACTGCTATTATGCCGTTCCAAACGTGTTGAAGGGCCGTCATGGACCTATTTCTTTCGCGGTAGAAGCACGGGATAAAAATGTTTCCATTCCGTCCCTCCTTCTTGATATATCAGGCGCGAATGCCCTGATGGAAGCAAGCGCGGAATTCGACGGTTGGTTTCCTTCAATATTTAAAGTCTCCGGCCGTACGATCGGCTCCGCCGTTCCCGTCGATTTCAATAATTCATTATTCAGAGCGGCCGGTTTCGCATCCTTCGACATTGCCTTGCTGATCGACGAACGCGCCGTGAACCTGGCCGGAAAAGCCGATTTTCAAAAGGGTTATTTTTCAATGTTCACTCCGGGCCAGTCAAAAAGCGGCGATGCAAGCGAATCCGACCGCGATCTGCTGCTTGATTTGAATATAGCGATAGGAAAACAGGTTGAATTTCGTTGGCCCTCGCCGGAACTGGCCTTTATCCGCGGCTTGATACAGGCCGACGAACCGCTGTCCATCAAGATAGACAGCAGCCAGGATTCGTTTCTGCTAAAAGGAAACGCCGCTCTTCGTGGAGGCGAAATCTTTTATTTGAAGCGGAATTTTTACTTGAGGCAGGGCAGCATCACCTTGAACGAAACCCAGAATCTTTTCGATCCCTACGTAACCATCCGCGCTGAAATCCGGGAACGGGATATCGACGGAGAGTTCGTTCGCATTATTTTGAGCGTCGACAATCAGCCGCTTTCCCTGTTTTCTCCCGTCTTATCGTCGGATCCAGTGCGTTCCGAGACTGAAATATTGACGCTCATGGGGCAAGTGACCACAGGGGACGCATCACAGGATACCTTTTTCAAGGATTTGGTAATTACATCCTCCGATGTGTTAACCCAGCTGAGTATTTTTAGAAATACGGAAAATGCCGTTCGGGATTTTCTCCATCTGGATCTTTTTTCAATACGTACGCTTGTTTTGCAAAATGCGTTGCTCGGCCAAAGCGGGCTTGATACGGATTCTACCGGCATGACAATCGGTAACTATTTCGACAACACGACTGTTTATATCGGTAAATATCTGGGATCAGCGATCTATGCCGATGCTCTTTTGCATTTCAGCTATTATGATCCCCGTTCAGCCGTTCAGGCGGAAACTCTGATCGAGC